A genomic region of Lysinibacillus sp. 2017 contains the following coding sequences:
- a CDS encoding CoxG family protein has product MAQASHSVQIPVSQDKVWSFVSKIEKWATLVPAYKEHKDIDAQTSIWTFEGSFKGLTKKVEIEIKIVEMNEPTNIKFEIKGLSDNIKGGGEFKAEPKDGGTYMTATVEVTAGGLSGAVLTPAIKVLLPKVTTKLTEKIARHIQA; this is encoded by the coding sequence ATGGCACAAGCATCACATTCAGTACAAATTCCAGTAAGCCAAGACAAAGTATGGAGCTTCGTAAGTAAAATTGAAAAGTGGGCAACGTTAGTACCTGCTTATAAAGAACATAAAGATATCGATGCTCAAACATCAATTTGGACGTTCGAAGGTAGCTTTAAAGGCTTAACGAAAAAAGTTGAAATAGAAATTAAAATCGTCGAAATGAATGAACCAACGAATATTAAATTCGAAATTAAAGGTTTATCCGATAACATCAAAGGTGGCGGCGAATTTAAAGCTGAACCAAAAGACGGTGGTACATATATGACAGCTACAGTTGAAGTAACGGCTGGTGGTCTTTCAGGAGCTGTATTAACTCCTGCAATTAAAGTATTATTACCAAAAGTAACAACAAAATTAACAGAAAAAATCGCACGCCATATTCAAGCGTAA
- a CDS encoding sigma-70 family RNA polymerase sigma factor, with product MTTHLKEVMEAYGEYCIRVAYLYVKDWAAAEEIVQDVFLAYYKQQQRFEGRASLKTYLVKITIHKSHDYLRSWKRKMSHFVTQKYVTPSAEQTIIIEEQQSQLVEALLKLPIKYREVLILHYYDDYKVREIAELLQVSENTIKTRLTRGREKLKPLLAELEWEVLQYDEVER from the coding sequence TTGACAACGCATTTAAAAGAAGTGATGGAAGCTTACGGTGAGTATTGTATCCGTGTAGCGTATTTATATGTGAAAGATTGGGCTGCCGCTGAAGAAATTGTCCAAGATGTCTTTTTAGCCTATTACAAACAACAGCAACGATTTGAAGGGCGCGCCTCGTTGAAAACTTATTTAGTAAAAATAACGATACATAAAAGTCATGACTATTTACGAAGCTGGAAGCGAAAAATGAGCCATTTCGTAACACAAAAATATGTCACACCATCCGCGGAACAAACAATAATCATCGAAGAGCAACAGTCACAATTAGTTGAAGCACTACTAAAGCTCCCTATTAAATACAGAGAAGTGCTTATTTTACATTATTATGATGACTATAAAGTTAGAGAAATTGCTGAGCTATTGCAAGTAAGTGAAAATACGATTAAAACAAGACTTACACGTGGTCGTGAAAAATTAAAACCGCTACTAGCTGAATTGGAATGGGAGGTGCTGCAATATGACGAAGTGGAAAGATGA
- a CDS encoding M1 family metallopeptidase, translating into MEAVIIKKKLFFISIVLFCGIFVAWKINKQDGNMETTISKQVDIEEFIPEGIEPGNFSEYDITLKMDDKGKFQLETNVLIKNLSTDDWNQLIFYFIPNMFAKSVSPDLEHPSTVNFHNISIDGKKVNYTLEKDTLNIMLLEKLKPNRDVKVNFSYELTLPEKGLRFTKSNGNYHLAQFYPMIATYRNHQWNKEAYRYRGETYHTTFSNFKLAYDIPKEYTLVSSFEQEVFPTPNKGLIEIKNVKEIFLAILKDPILVENEEGISIRVFGFEEKKEELYQEILTEATDALNYFEEVMGHYPFNQLDIVLDGLGMEYPGIVTANSIYNSGPSNSSQLKSMVVHEIAHQWFYGMISNDPYNNAWLDEGFAGFATSLFKFSSSKQSETYNSLYRIDPNLELPVNLPLDQYESNIMSSYVYGKSTIMLWELFKDNGEIKEAEEFLKIYYQFYKNKEIDSKEFMRFAKYYFNLKDDSLFEGWLEL; encoded by the coding sequence TTGGAGGCGGTAATCATAAAAAAGAAATTATTTTTTATTAGTATAGTTTTATTTTGTGGGATTTTCGTTGCTTGGAAGATAAATAAACAAGATGGTAATATGGAAACGACGATTTCTAAACAGGTGGATATAGAAGAGTTCATACCAGAAGGGATAGAACCCGGAAATTTTAGTGAGTATGATATTACATTGAAAATGGATGATAAAGGTAAATTTCAATTAGAAACCAATGTATTAATTAAAAATCTATCTACCGATGATTGGAATCAATTAATTTTTTATTTTATACCTAATATGTTTGCAAAAAGTGTTTCACCAGATCTAGAACATCCCTCAACTGTTAATTTTCATAACATTTCTATTGATGGAAAAAAGGTTAATTATACACTAGAAAAAGATACATTAAACATAATGCTTTTAGAAAAGTTGAAACCTAACCGAGACGTTAAAGTTAATTTTTCCTATGAACTAACCCTTCCCGAAAAAGGCTTAAGATTTACGAAAAGTAATGGTAACTATCATTTAGCCCAATTTTATCCAATGATTGCCACATATAGAAACCATCAATGGAACAAGGAAGCGTACCGATATAGAGGAGAGACCTATCATACCACATTTAGCAATTTCAAATTAGCGTATGACATTCCTAAAGAGTACACTTTAGTTTCTTCATTTGAACAAGAAGTATTTCCAACCCCAAACAAGGGTTTGATTGAAATTAAGAATGTGAAGGAGATATTTCTTGCTATATTAAAAGATCCAATACTAGTGGAGAACGAGGAAGGCATTTCCATTAGAGTATTTGGATTTGAGGAGAAAAAAGAGGAACTATATCAAGAAATACTCACCGAAGCTACCGATGCATTAAATTATTTCGAAGAAGTTATGGGGCATTATCCTTTTAATCAATTAGATATTGTATTAGATGGGTTGGGTATGGAGTATCCGGGAATTGTAACAGCAAATTCGATTTATAATAGTGGTCCTAGCAATTCTAGCCAGCTTAAAAGTATGGTAGTTCATGAGATTGCTCATCAGTGGTTTTATGGGATGATTAGTAATGATCCTTATAATAATGCATGGTTAGATGAAGGTTTCGCGGGATTTGCAACTAGTCTATTCAAGTTTTCAAGTTCGAAACAAAGTGAAACCTATAATTCGCTGTACAGAATTGATCCAAACCTAGAACTACCAGTTAATTTACCACTTGATCAATACGAATCTAACATTATGAGCTCATATGTCTATGGAAAATCTACCATAATGTTATGGGAATTATTTAAAGATAATGGGGAGATAAAAGAAGCTGAAGAATTTTTGAAAATTTATTATCAATTTTATAAAAATAAAGAGATTGATTCTAAAGAATTTATGAGATTTGCAAAATACTATTTTAATTTAAAAGATGATTCCTTATTTGAAGGTTGGTTAGAACTATAA
- a CDS encoding MauE/DoxX family redox-associated membrane protein, with product MYKRQGNTLVFCIIRKVCRIISELILFIKILISTIFLFSFISKIFTFTKFLNVFSSLGFNKYFSFIAAILILSLEALVSLLIIFKKTSFYGEVILFFLILSFFITAIYSQIKRLQISCNCFGELSDEKLGKSTYPRIVFLFILLNLLFFSKIEVGITTYSFEKNFMLCFASINIMILYYLSKNFKKLTTLRRIPKS from the coding sequence ATGTACAAAAGGCAAGGTAATACCCTTGTCTTTTGTATAATTAGAAAGGTGTGTAGGATAATTTCAGAATTAATATTATTTATCAAAATTTTAATAAGTACTATATTCCTTTTTTCATTTATTTCTAAAATTTTTACCTTCACAAAGTTCCTAAATGTATTCTCATCGTTAGGTTTTAATAAGTACTTTTCTTTTATCGCTGCGATATTAATTCTTTCTCTAGAGGCACTAGTTTCATTGCTTATTATTTTTAAAAAGACAAGTTTTTACGGAGAGGTTATATTGTTCTTTTTGATTCTATCTTTTTTTATTACAGCAATCTATAGTCAAATTAAAAGGCTACAAATAAGTTGTAATTGTTTTGGAGAGCTGTCAGATGAAAAGTTGGGGAAATCTACATACCCTAGGATAGTCTTTCTTTTCATTTTATTAAATCTTCTTTTCTTTAGCAAAATTGAGGTGGGCATTACAACCTACTCATTCGAGAAGAATTTTATGTTGTGCTTTGCTAGTATTAACATTATGATTCTGTATTATTTATCCAAGAACTTTAAAAAATTAACTACTTTAAGGCGGATACCAAAATCATGA
- a CDS encoding hemolysin III family protein, with product MTQIMMERSSYSAKEEFWNGLTHGVAALLTIPATIVLANKALTNSSTIELISYIIFGISMFCLYFASTMYHVWPTHKGFLKKMDHSSIFLLIAGTYTPIVLVAIGGKLGWTIFAIQWILAAAGIILKQFFVYRFKILSLLVYIGMGWIIIFVAKPLLVHITMAGFLTLLSGGLFYTVGTYFYKNKKIPYNHAIWHVFVVAGSAMMFLAIYLYV from the coding sequence ATGACACAAATCATGATGGAACGAAGTAGTTATAGCGCGAAAGAAGAATTTTGGAACGGTTTGACACATGGTGTTGCGGCATTGCTGACGATTCCAGCAACGATAGTATTAGCAAATAAAGCACTAACAAATAGTTCGACGATTGAACTGATCAGCTATATTATTTTTGGGATTTCTATGTTTTGTTTGTATTTTGCCTCGACCATGTATCATGTATGGCCAACACACAAAGGTTTTTTAAAAAAAATGGATCATAGTTCAATCTTTTTATTGATTGCTGGAACGTATACACCGATTGTATTAGTTGCTATTGGTGGAAAACTCGGTTGGACAATTTTTGCAATTCAATGGATTTTAGCAGCGGCTGGAATTATCTTAAAGCAATTTTTCGTCTATCGATTTAAAATTCTTTCATTACTTGTTTACATTGGCATGGGCTGGATTATTATTTTTGTTGCTAAGCCATTATTAGTACACATTACAATGGCTGGTTTTTTAACATTACTTTCAGGTGGCTTGTTTTATACAGTCGGAACGTATTTTTATAAAAATAAAAAAATCCCATACAATCATGCGATTTGGCATGTATTCGTAGTTGCTGGTAGTGCGATGATGTTCCTTGCAATTTATTTATATGTATAA
- the gmtX gene encoding gamma-mobile-trio protein GmtX: protein MELHPDELFSKFYENASTRKKKTLELINNACKKQSESDIKDFSIGTIARLIANDGGPSEQALRNKNAEDYRVLISQWAEYYKTTTKKPKKEKRTTVNDDILASISEPTTKALVGMLMAENKKLKRENSLLKEQTTFTIDMRSRNDLSKNKDVVIVEPSYNLTDTEIDALRNAISNEFLNHQGWTKDNYGRVKENGIQIYKAGYITAIQKILNKI, encoded by the coding sequence ATGGAATTGCATCCAGATGAACTGTTCTCTAAGTTTTACGAGAACGCTTCTACAAGGAAAAAGAAAACATTAGAACTCATAAATAACGCCTGTAAAAAACAGTCCGAGTCTGACATAAAAGATTTTTCCATTGGCACTATAGCCAGATTGATAGCAAATGATGGCGGTCCAAGTGAACAGGCACTTAGAAACAAAAATGCAGAGGATTACAGAGTTTTGATAAGCCAGTGGGCTGAATACTATAAAACTACCACTAAAAAGCCTAAAAAAGAAAAGAGAACAACCGTAAACGATGATATCTTAGCAAGTATCTCCGAACCAACAACAAAGGCATTGGTTGGTATGCTTATGGCAGAGAATAAAAAGCTCAAAAGAGAAAACTCTCTGCTAAAGGAACAAACAACCTTTACGATTGATATGCGTTCTAGAAACGATCTAAGCAAAAATAAGGATGTCGTTATAGTCGAGCCTTCTTATAATCTGACAGATACCGAAATAGATGCACTGAGAAATGCCATATCAAACGAATTTCTGAACCATCAGGGATGGACTAAAGATAATTATGGCAGAGTAAAAGAAAACGGCATTCAGATATATAAGGCAGGCTATATAACTGCCATACAAAAAATTCTTAATAAAATATAA
- the gmtY gene encoding gamma-mobile-trio recombinase GmtY, giving the protein MRYVQVSSKTYRDNTGRSIDFPTLLVEYNGETMLFEQLHRYQLKNRSKSRTWHKKLVQAVGLLLDYMEANQKCYSSPKEFFDTFTESVYSGTINEEGLDPSGLYWLPKRVETANMLLSALNGLSDWLYEEYGAVQLNPWRKATRYEERLNWMAQINKSQNSFLGHLNDVHEISETAKLARNAVRRRKPYSSKGDTKAFPENKIHDLLWEGFKNTRKNYELDLVDRYNWRDIAITILMHGGGLRHSEVFHLWVQDVFPDHEDLNLAVVRIYHPSEGKAPQDFKNPNIGKYITDRESYLLLKYGLLPRNMYSAQDKRFAGWKEPRLDNDQDKYMHVYWLSKEWGYIFMSVWKMYMAKRLRDGIKDTHPFAFVSHSPKTLGEMMPLRTQRESHEKAIEKIGLTVGKKDGTTPHGHRHAYGQSLKNANIPDRIKQIAMHHKSIESQKVYTEPTVADVTASLNNATASLDNGYVLPMQTEIDAWMNEETKQQNRYRYRRK; this is encoded by the coding sequence ATGAGATATGTTCAGGTATCTTCAAAAACATATAGGGATAATACAGGCAGGAGCATAGACTTTCCTACTCTTCTAGTTGAGTATAATGGAGAGACAATGCTTTTTGAACAATTACACAGATATCAATTAAAGAATCGTAGTAAAAGCAGAACTTGGCATAAGAAGTTAGTACAAGCTGTTGGACTATTGCTTGATTATATGGAAGCTAATCAGAAATGTTATTCTTCTCCAAAAGAATTCTTTGATACATTTACGGAGTCTGTTTATTCAGGAACAATAAATGAAGAAGGTTTAGACCCTTCGGGACTTTATTGGTTACCTAAAAGAGTTGAAACAGCGAATATGCTTTTATCTGCTTTAAATGGGTTATCAGATTGGTTATATGAAGAATATGGAGCTGTTCAATTAAACCCTTGGAGAAAAGCCACAAGATATGAAGAACGACTTAACTGGATGGCACAGATAAACAAAAGTCAGAACTCATTTCTAGGGCATTTAAATGATGTTCATGAAATCTCTGAAACTGCAAAATTAGCTCGCAATGCTGTTAGAAGAAGAAAACCATACTCATCAAAAGGAGATACAAAAGCATTCCCCGAAAATAAAATACATGATCTCCTATGGGAAGGGTTTAAGAATACAAGAAAGAACTATGAATTAGACCTTGTTGATCGTTATAACTGGCGTGATATTGCCATTACTATACTGATGCATGGCGGTGGACTTAGGCATAGTGAAGTATTTCATTTATGGGTACAGGACGTCTTCCCTGACCATGAAGACCTAAATCTTGCTGTGGTACGAATCTATCATCCAAGCGAAGGAAAGGCCCCGCAGGATTTCAAGAACCCTAATATCGGTAAATATATAACAGACAGAGAAAGCTATCTGCTGTTAAAATATGGTTTGCTACCACGCAATATGTATTCCGCACAGGACAAACGATTTGCAGGGTGGAAAGAGCCAAGACTTGATAACGATCAAGATAAATACATGCATGTTTACTGGTTGTCAAAGGAATGGGGATACATCTTTATGTCTGTATGGAAAATGTATATGGCAAAAAGGTTAAGAGATGGCATTAAGGATACTCACCCATTTGCCTTTGTCTCACATTCGCCTAAGACACTTGGAGAAATGATGCCACTTAGGACTCAGAGAGAGTCTCACGAAAAAGCGATTGAAAAGATTGGTTTGACAGTCGGAAAGAAAGATGGCACTACTCCACACGGACATAGACACGCATATGGTCAAAGTCTTAAAAATGCCAATATACCTGACCGCATCAAACAAATTGCCATGCACCACAAATCAATAGAGTCTCAGAAAGTATACACAGAGCCAACAGTTGCAGATGTTACAGCTTCACTAAATAATGCCACTGCATCTTTGGATAATGGTTATGTACTTCCAATGCAGACTGAGATTGATGCATGGATGAATGAAGAAACTAAACAGCAAAACAGATACAGATATAGGAGAAAATAA
- a CDS encoding VPA1269 family protein, with protein sequence MGRKKYDNFFKYKMIEELCNGKAARNIKREYDVSHRTVMRWLRDFIENGAFGDNALSPKENLRLEQLKEKARKRELELRFHGTTTSENFEWLLGYDSDLRQWNEYATEWIKTVVRGKAKALTCLTNFFKKYVIEEDITRSVQEFISIKYDTPDFYEIIYAERGSQFHALIEAKKVVEFVDWIIAERFSVEDDLGNKLTPAEFENPLTKYLPDSVKLSQRNESNKNVLPYRYIKDLRNILCPQNATCFKDLKFAQSAGDSSTGGDWFIVDKSVIDENDPDCVYRVRKTSPYEQKEKGLSKEVYEMWFPGTTVLLLTKLLLPLRTYQVRMLDSGEMDTYKYVQSMRDVAGKWIKNDSHLSQGTERNPFKRGVLRKFKDNTTQLEMTGFFINTNKTADINKEESDRGYDIPWQYEEAQYWLAKLRDWQVKYNPISRPAKWTELTRNHLGEIKDVKILKQKGEITFLFRDPTSIGHERLPIAVSGMGTFWYKTLKQLEVQLKENTSSEEERTLKFVRPDRTDSTYYPLHSLRVSLITAYALEGGVPMPILSKAITGHARLIMTLYYTKAGISYVTDTMNQAEKSILENDKEAFDRFIRDSKYEQLETSVAANDPIAYQAVINAQKSGASIIISDKGICPKGCFGCDSGGTYVNNDTDKLTYGVVPGFPEQNCVRCRWFVTSPAFLPGLVHHFNTIGYNMGEIGKRVIKYQHGIELLENEKYECELNGTIFTKHHEFLKYEQLYAQEIQKNDKLANDYNATLRLIDKCMKLINKTSSDDGVQLVTVGSISDVGISINNIEHELEQLQIICNGAELFPETDASKAVLQRSQIIDLTLRNNNKMPVMFSLTEEEQLIAGNQFMRLLINRAGSYKDAIPYALGRKKLEEIGFENEFVNELKSVTLNSNLLPI encoded by the coding sequence ATGGGAAGAAAAAAATATGATAATTTTTTTAAGTATAAAATGATTGAAGAACTTTGCAACGGCAAAGCAGCAAGGAATATTAAGCGAGAATATGATGTTAGCCATAGAACTGTTATGAGATGGCTCCGAGATTTTATTGAAAACGGAGCTTTTGGTGATAATGCATTATCGCCAAAAGAAAATCTGAGGCTTGAACAGTTAAAGGAAAAAGCTAGGAAAAGAGAACTTGAGTTAAGGTTCCATGGAACGACCACGAGTGAAAACTTCGAATGGCTTTTAGGATATGATTCTGATTTACGGCAATGGAATGAATATGCCACAGAATGGATAAAGACGGTTGTAAGAGGCAAAGCAAAAGCACTTACATGTTTAACAAACTTCTTTAAGAAATATGTTATTGAAGAAGACATCACTAGGTCTGTGCAAGAGTTCATTTCAATAAAATATGACACTCCAGATTTTTACGAGATTATTTATGCAGAAAGAGGCTCACAATTCCATGCTTTAATTGAAGCAAAAAAGGTTGTTGAATTTGTTGACTGGATTATTGCGGAGAGGTTTTCGGTTGAAGATGATTTAGGAAATAAGCTTACTCCGGCAGAATTTGAAAATCCTCTAACAAAATACTTACCAGACTCTGTAAAATTATCGCAACGTAATGAATCAAATAAGAATGTCCTGCCTTATAGATACATAAAAGACCTTCGTAATATACTCTGTCCTCAAAATGCAACCTGCTTTAAAGACTTGAAATTTGCACAAAGTGCAGGCGATTCAAGTACAGGTGGTGATTGGTTCATTGTTGATAAGTCCGTTATTGATGAAAATGACCCAGACTGTGTTTACAGAGTCAGAAAAACTTCCCCGTATGAACAGAAAGAAAAAGGACTTTCTAAAGAAGTATATGAGATGTGGTTTCCGGGGACTACTGTGTTGCTTTTAACTAAGCTCCTTCTTCCTTTAAGAACTTATCAGGTGCGTATGCTTGACAGTGGAGAAATGGATACATATAAGTATGTGCAGTCTATGCGAGATGTGGCTGGAAAATGGATTAAGAATGATTCACATTTAAGTCAGGGTACAGAAAGGAATCCTTTTAAAAGAGGCGTTCTTCGTAAATTCAAAGACAATACAACGCAGCTTGAAATGACAGGTTTTTTTATCAATACGAATAAAACAGCAGACATCAACAAAGAGGAATCAGATAGAGGTTATGACATTCCTTGGCAGTACGAAGAAGCACAATACTGGCTTGCAAAACTTAGGGATTGGCAGGTGAAGTACAATCCTATTTCTCGACCTGCAAAATGGACAGAACTGACAAGAAATCACTTAGGAGAAATAAAAGATGTGAAGATTTTAAAACAAAAGGGGGAAATCACATTTCTTTTCAGAGACCCTACTTCAATAGGACATGAACGCTTACCAATAGCAGTAAGCGGAATGGGTACTTTTTGGTATAAGACACTTAAACAGCTTGAGGTTCAGCTTAAAGAAAATACATCATCCGAAGAAGAAAGAACATTAAAATTTGTGCGTCCAGACCGTACAGATTCGACTTATTATCCCCTTCATTCACTCAGAGTATCACTTATAACTGCCTATGCTCTTGAAGGTGGAGTTCCAATGCCTATTCTTTCAAAGGCTATCACAGGTCACGCAAGACTCATTATGACTCTTTATTATACAAAAGCAGGTATTTCATATGTTACAGATACAATGAATCAGGCTGAAAAGAGCATTCTTGAAAATGATAAAGAAGCTTTTGATAGATTTATTAGAGATTCAAAGTATGAACAGTTAGAAACAAGTGTAGCTGCGAATGACCCAATAGCTTATCAGGCAGTAATCAACGCTCAAAAATCAGGTGCAAGTATTATTATAAGTGATAAAGGAATTTGTCCTAAAGGCTGTTTTGGATGCGATTCAGGTGGCACATATGTTAATAATGATACAGATAAACTCACTTATGGTGTTGTTCCGGGTTTTCCAGAGCAGAACTGTGTCAGATGTAGATGGTTCGTAACCAGTCCTGCTTTTCTTCCGGGCTTAGTGCATCATTTTAATACCATAGGCTACAATATGGGCGAAATAGGAAAACGAGTGATTAAATATCAGCATGGTATAGAACTTTTAGAAAATGAAAAATACGAATGTGAACTTAATGGAACCATATTTACAAAACATCATGAATTTCTTAAATATGAGCAATTATATGCACAGGAGATACAAAAGAATGATAAGCTAGCAAACGATTATAATGCCACTCTTCGTCTTATTGATAAGTGCATGAAGTTAATCAATAAAACATCTTCTGATGATGGAGTTCAGCTTGTAACCGTAGGTTCTATATCGGATGTTGGAATTTCTATTAATAACATTGAGCATGAACTTGAACAGCTTCAAATCATCTGTAATGGGGCGGAACTGTTTCCTGAAACAGATGCAAGCAAGGCAGTTCTTCAAAGATCTCAAATCATAGATTTAACATTAAGAAATAACAATAAAATGCCCGTTATGTTCTCATTAACAGAAGAAGAACAGCTCATTGCAGGAAATCAATTCATGAGGCTTTTAATTAATCGTGCAGGTAGTTATAAAGATGCTATTCCTTATGCACTCGGGCGTAAGAAACTTGAAGAAATCGGGTTTGAGAATGAGTTTGTTAATGAACTTAAATCTGTGACTTTAAACAGTAATTTGTTACCAATATAG
- a CDS encoding ABC transporter ATP-binding protein: protein MISYLIRSIKLIYYIKKSWLFATVFFRIVNGLLPFAELWVLQTLINEIALFVKGDNSSMLLIIKLIILQLVFAIIKSGITNFLNVLDTSMEQLLHYELGKMIMNKLISVPYSCFELPSFYNHQFRIKNNYGTKFLRPIKNILESLQNVISILSFISFLFFAHWILVIMAVVVGIPTFIIQYKYGQAKFNLLIGQTTELREASYIHGLLSNKQSAKEVRLFNLGNTFLEKWSKIILTNNSRLIHILKKQRNMNIGLDGLSAILYALATMVTVKIINLKKLSIGNFVTIIQAMKELQQRINHISLLLAVILESSLYVKDFFDFMDFENSETENNTNMIGKTVKITNVKNIRIRNLFYKYPINQEYTLKNISLEIKENEKIAIVGDNGSGKSTLIKILVGLYQPTKGDILFGENEIRQIEKTSLRENITVIFQDFVKFSYSVKENIAFSNISDINNDIKINSVVNEMEINNLIKKLPNGINTNLGKIHPDSVDISGGEWQKIALSRALFKGSNIIVLDEPTAALDPKTEIYIFEKFIDLVKDKTAIFISHRMASARIADRIIVMNKGEIAEIGNHEDLINKKGVYYNMYNSQAVWYQ, encoded by the coding sequence ATGATTTCATATTTAATCAGATCCATTAAATTAATCTACTATATAAAAAAATCGTGGTTATTTGCTACTGTATTTTTCAGAATTGTGAATGGACTACTTCCATTCGCCGAGTTATGGGTACTCCAAACTCTCATCAACGAGATTGCGCTTTTTGTAAAAGGTGATAATAGTAGTATGTTATTAATTATTAAATTAATAATACTTCAATTAGTTTTTGCAATAATTAAATCAGGAATTACCAATTTTCTGAATGTTTTAGATACAAGTATGGAACAATTACTACATTACGAATTGGGTAAAATGATAATGAATAAACTAATTAGTGTACCTTATTCTTGTTTTGAGCTACCTTCTTTTTATAATCATCAATTTCGCATAAAAAATAATTATGGGACAAAATTTTTAAGACCCATTAAAAATATATTAGAATCTTTACAAAATGTTATTAGTATCTTATCTTTTATAAGTTTTTTATTTTTTGCTCATTGGATACTAGTAATTATGGCAGTAGTAGTAGGAATTCCAACCTTTATTATTCAGTACAAATATGGACAAGCTAAGTTTAATTTACTTATAGGTCAAACTACCGAATTAAGAGAAGCAAGTTATATACATGGACTACTTAGTAACAAGCAAAGCGCAAAAGAGGTAAGATTGTTTAATTTAGGAAATACTTTTTTAGAAAAGTGGAGTAAGATTATATTAACCAATAATTCTAGGTTAATACATATTCTTAAGAAACAAAGAAATATGAATATCGGACTAGATGGACTCTCGGCAATCTTATATGCACTAGCAACAATGGTGACAGTTAAGATAATAAATTTAAAAAAATTAAGTATTGGTAATTTCGTTACAATAATACAAGCCATGAAAGAATTACAACAAAGAATTAATCACATTTCATTATTGTTGGCCGTAATTTTAGAAAGCAGCCTCTATGTCAAAGATTTCTTTGATTTTATGGATTTTGAAAATAGTGAAACTGAAAATAATACAAATATGATAGGGAAGACAGTTAAAATAACAAATGTTAAAAATATAAGAATTAGAAATTTGTTTTATAAATATCCTATAAATCAAGAATATACTTTGAAAAATATTTCCCTAGAAATTAAAGAAAATGAGAAAATTGCTATTGTAGGTGACAACGGATCAGGGAAAAGCACGTTAATCAAAATTTTAGTTGGATTATATCAACCTACAAAGGGAGATATATTATTTGGTGAAAATGAAATTAGACAAATAGAAAAAACAAGTTTAAGAGAGAATATAACTGTAATATTTCAAGACTTTGTAAAGTTTTCTTACTCGGTTAAGGAAAATATAGCTTTTAGTAATATTTCAGATATAAATAATGATATAAAAATAAATAGTGTAGTTAATGAAATGGAAATTAATAATTTGATTAAAAAGTTACCTAATGGAATAAATACCAATCTTGGTAAGATACATCCAGATAGTGTAGATATATCGGGAGGTGAATGGCAAAAAATTGCCTTGTCTAGAGCATTATTTAAGGGTTCGAATATAATTGTGTTAGACGAACCCACAGCTGCTTTAGATCCAAAAACAGAAATTTATATTTTTGAAAAATTTATTGATTTAGTTAAGGATAAAACAGCAATTTTTATATCACATAGAATGGCATCTGCTAGAATTGCAGATAGAATTATAGTTATGAATAAAGGCGAAATTGCTGAAATTGGAAACCATGAAGATTTAATAAATAAGAAAGGTGTTTATTATAATATGTATAATTCTCAAGCTGTTTGGTATCAATAA